The Paenibacillus sp. MBLB1832 genome has a window encoding:
- a CDS encoding alginate lyase family protein has translation MNFYRTNEQLREAADVFHIYFSERMQQVIETAEYARRGQFKLPYTMASEEWIDHGVNVDWLYNPTEDLEYTWILNRHWHLRELGIAYLVTDDDRYVQTYQAHIRSWLKQNPVPIGISYGDAVYFQRPGPWRLLEVGLRVQSWIWGYMLMCHSAALEEAFVQEMKASLAVQASYLSHYLGDTSINHATMHMQGLYMIGTFLADHPDAPYWRQLARERLQLCMHDQIRADGIQEELTPHYHTASLDMFGTPYWLAKQTGRPFSRRYEESLGSMLTFSLATIRPDGTSIPLSDSDSTTHVLAKVGFISAVLGDDTIMRQVEASEELLWMMGIEVFLRWVAKNQEEGGLTSATAQSARLATVSFPETGYYVMRDAQHYVFVDAAPLGGAHGHADALHAEWMVRGQLIFGDSGRYTYQEGEWRRYFKGTSAHNTVTVDGQDQTPYLSTQKWGEPEAEVELHRWQTGDDFDFIDASHNGYQRLSEPVRHRRWLLFGKKFPLLVIVDWLDGEGEHLAEQTFHLAAGARIEAGSRLESEMTVQSGEEQVRLIWASTGNCDASGSLTVKQGWRSHNYGTKEEVPVLAYRLNFTDRAAIITVCLPADEASQAVQLYVTQLEVRHEKRAVEVHFAQAMSEETTTILYLDEEKVDLRAAN, from the coding sequence ATGAACTTTTATAGAACGAATGAGCAGCTGAGGGAAGCTGCGGATGTGTTTCATATCTATTTTAGCGAGCGAATGCAGCAAGTCATCGAAACGGCGGAGTATGCACGGAGAGGTCAATTCAAGCTTCCTTACACGATGGCGTCCGAGGAATGGATCGATCATGGCGTCAACGTAGACTGGTTATATAATCCGACCGAGGATTTGGAGTATACGTGGATCTTGAACCGCCACTGGCATCTGCGAGAGCTGGGGATCGCTTACCTGGTAACAGACGATGATCGTTATGTGCAGACTTATCAAGCGCATATTCGTTCATGGCTGAAGCAAAATCCGGTACCTATTGGCATCTCGTATGGGGATGCTGTTTATTTTCAGCGGCCAGGGCCGTGGCGATTGCTGGAGGTTGGCTTACGTGTGCAGTCCTGGATATGGGGCTACATGTTGATGTGCCACAGTGCCGCGCTGGAGGAGGCTTTCGTCCAGGAAATGAAAGCGAGTCTAGCTGTGCAAGCTTCCTATTTATCGCACTATCTAGGGGATACGTCGATCAACCATGCAACGATGCATATGCAGGGCTTGTACATGATCGGCACATTTTTGGCGGATCATCCCGATGCGCCATATTGGAGGCAGCTTGCCAGAGAGAGGCTTCAGCTGTGCATGCATGATCAAATCCGCGCGGATGGGATTCAGGAAGAGCTGACGCCTCACTATCATACGGCATCGCTGGATATGTTCGGCACACCGTACTGGCTTGCCAAGCAAACCGGTCGTCCGTTCTCTCGGCGCTATGAAGAGAGCTTGGGATCGATGTTGACGTTTAGCCTCGCAACGATTCGCCCAGATGGCACTTCGATTCCGCTGTCGGATTCGGACAGCACGACGCATGTGCTCGCTAAGGTGGGATTCATCAGTGCTGTTTTGGGCGATGACACCATCATGCGGCAGGTTGAGGCAAGTGAAGAGCTGCTGTGGATGATGGGGATAGAGGTGTTTTTGCGTTGGGTTGCTAAGAACCAAGAGGAAGGCGGCCTAACATCAGCAACTGCGCAGTCAGCGCGTCTAGCAACCGTCAGCTTTCCCGAAACGGGCTACTATGTCATGCGGGATGCACAGCACTATGTGTTTGTTGATGCTGCTCCGCTCGGCGGCGCGCATGGTCACGCCGATGCCTTGCATGCGGAGTGGATGGTCCGAGGGCAACTGATATTCGGCGACAGCGGACGATACACGTACCAAGAAGGGGAATGGCGCCGATATTTCAAAGGCACATCGGCCCATAACACGGTAACGGTTGATGGGCAGGATCAGACGCCGTATTTGTCAACACAGAAGTGGGGAGAACCCGAGGCTGAGGTGGAGCTGCATCGCTGGCAAACGGGGGACGATTTCGACTTTATCGATGCTTCACATAACGGTTACCAACGCTTGTCTGAACCCGTTCGTCATCGCAGATGGCTGCTGTTCGGTAAGAAATTCCCGCTGCTCGTTATCGTCGATTGGTTGGACGGGGAGGGTGAGCATCTGGCTGAACAAACGTTTCATTTGGCTGCTGGCGCACGGATCGAAGCAGGTTCTCGCTTAGAAAGCGAGATGACTGTGCAGTCGGGAGAGGAGCAGGTTCGGTTGATTTGGGCAAGCACAGGGAATTGCGATGCTTCAGGGTCACTCACTGTGAAGCAAGGATGGCGCTCCCATAACTATGGCACCAAAGAAGAGGTGCCTGTCCTGGCTTATCGGTTGAATTTTACCGATCGTGCAGCGATCATAACCGTGTGTTTGCCAGCGGATGAAGCTTCGCAAGCTGTACAGTTGTACGTGACACAACTGGAAGTGAGGCACGAGAAAAGAGCAGTTGAGGTTCATTTTGCGCAAGCGATGAGCGAGGAAACCACAACGATTCTTTACTTGGATGAGGAGAAGGTTGATTTGCGAGCAGCGAATTGA
- a CDS encoding putative protein N(5)-glutamine methyltransferase: MNYRADGCAISKTVVTRLRAAGCVYAEDEALLLMSSSTNAADLAQMVDKRVAGFPLEHIFGWAEFCGLRVALDPSVFVPRQRTEFLVGQAVALTQPGDVVVDMCCGSGALGLVLADRIERIQLHAVDIDPAAVACARRNLHFAECIVYEGDLYDPLPIQLHNRVNVMIANAPYVPTGSIKFMPMEARVHEARIALDGGKDGLDVQRRIVTEASRWLADGGFLLVETSERQAPLAVELFDHYGLRPKWVRSEELDANVIIGAWKERAF; the protein is encoded by the coding sequence ATGAATTATCGCGCAGATGGATGTGCCATCTCAAAAACAGTTGTTACTAGGCTTCGGGCTGCCGGTTGTGTTTACGCGGAGGATGAGGCACTATTATTGATGTCATCTTCAACGAATGCGGCCGATCTAGCCCAAATGGTTGATAAAAGAGTTGCTGGTTTTCCGCTTGAGCATATCTTCGGATGGGCGGAATTTTGTGGGTTGCGCGTGGCGTTGGACCCTAGTGTTTTCGTTCCTCGCCAACGAACGGAGTTTCTGGTTGGGCAGGCCGTGGCTCTTACGCAACCAGGGGACGTAGTTGTTGATATGTGCTGTGGTTCTGGCGCTTTGGGGTTGGTATTAGCAGATAGGATTGAGCGCATACAATTGCACGCGGTTGATATTGACCCTGCTGCTGTGGCGTGCGCGCGCCGAAATCTTCACTTTGCTGAGTGTATCGTGTATGAAGGGGATCTCTATGATCCGCTGCCGATTCAGCTTCATAACCGTGTCAATGTGATGATTGCCAATGCGCCATACGTACCTACTGGCTCCATCAAATTCATGCCAATGGAAGCCCGTGTCCACGAGGCAAGAATTGCATTGGATGGCGGAAAGGACGGACTCGACGTTCAACGAAGAATCGTCACCGAGGCTTCCCGATGGCTAGCAGATGGGGGCTTTCTGCTGGTGGAAACTAGCGAGAGGCAGGCTCCGTTGGCCGTTGAACTATTTGATCATTACGGATTGCGTCCGAAGTGGGTCCGTTCGGAGGAACTGGACGCTAATGTGATTATTGGGGCTTGGAAAGAGCGTGCTTTCTAA
- a CDS encoding Gfo/Idh/MocA family protein: MSTKLRIGIIGTGGIAKAHVSAYKKLPYVEIVGVADVIPGKASLFADAEGLTESAAFDSHTDLLRMELDGVSICTPNVSHHVTTVDSLRAGKHVLLEKPMSVTLEEAIDMTQAAKESGKMLSLGFQPRYDPNMKLLQTIVQSGRLGNVYYVETGGGRRRGMPGGTFISRKLAGAGAMADIGCYSLDMALNTLGYPRPLTVSAFTSNHFGTNAKYHPEASKFEVEDFGVAMVRFENDLVLQFKISWAMHMDTLGATMFLGTDAGLKVTPAGTGPWSGVWDGSIGSMTLFHDEIGGPTSTPITLVQHQLNLFDQKVHDFAEAVRDGRPAPIPGDQILIQQAIIDGVLRSAADRREVSVELPRNL, translated from the coding sequence ATGAGCACAAAGCTGCGTATTGGTATTATCGGCACGGGAGGTATTGCCAAAGCTCACGTATCTGCTTACAAAAAGCTGCCTTATGTCGAGATCGTCGGCGTGGCGGACGTTATACCTGGGAAAGCATCCTTATTTGCGGATGCGGAAGGTTTGACCGAGTCGGCGGCTTTCGACAGTCATACAGACCTGCTGCGCATGGAGCTTGATGGCGTCAGCATATGCACGCCTAACGTTTCGCATCATGTGACGACGGTTGATTCGTTGCGTGCAGGTAAGCACGTTTTGCTTGAAAAGCCGATGTCGGTCACGCTCGAGGAAGCCATCGACATGACGCAGGCGGCGAAGGAAAGCGGAAAAATGCTGAGCTTAGGCTTCCAGCCGCGCTACGATCCGAATATGAAGCTTCTGCAGACGATTGTTCAATCTGGCCGTCTCGGTAACGTCTATTATGTGGAGACGGGCGGCGGGCGCCGCCGTGGCATGCCAGGCGGAACCTTTATCAGTCGCAAACTCGCAGGCGCTGGCGCGATGGCAGATATTGGTTGTTACTCGCTGGACATGGCGCTGAATACGCTCGGATACCCGCGCCCGCTGACAGTTTCGGCCTTTACGTCGAACCATTTCGGGACGAACGCCAAGTATCATCCAGAAGCAAGCAAGTTCGAAGTCGAGGACTTTGGCGTCGCGATGGTTCGTTTCGAGAATGATCTTGTGCTGCAATTCAAAATTTCATGGGCTATGCACATGGATACACTCGGGGCTACGATGTTTCTCGGTACGGATGCAGGGCTGAAAGTTACGCCAGCAGGAACGGGTCCGTGGTCAGGCGTGTGGGACGGATCGATCGGTTCCATGACGTTGTTCCATGATGAAATCGGCGGCCCTACCTCGACCCCGATTACGTTAGTTCAGCATCAATTGAATCTCTTCGATCAGAAAGTACACGATTTCGCCGAAGCGGTTAGAGACGGCAGGCCAGCGCCTATTCCCGGCGATCAAATCCTTATCCAACAAGCGATTATTGATGGCGTGCTTCGCTCAGCAGCTGACCGTCGCGAAGTGTCGGTGGAGCTGCCGCGCAACCTATAA
- a CDS encoding GNAT family N-acetyltransferase, with product MSIRVLEEHDAAIYQAVRLSGLSNNPEAFGSTYERELSFSLETVAERIKPSQDKFVLGAFDERGKLVGIVTFVRENGIKTAHKGNVFGMYVAQEARGRGWGKSLMLELIRRASLCEGVEQINLAVMSDNEAAKKLYQSLGFKLYGVEVHALKYQGTYYDEDFMVLRLDRLGN from the coding sequence ATGTCAATCAGAGTTTTGGAAGAGCACGATGCTGCGATCTATCAAGCAGTCAGATTAAGCGGTTTGAGCAACAACCCGGAGGCTTTTGGTTCGACGTATGAGCGAGAATTGAGCTTTTCGCTGGAAACGGTCGCAGAACGAATCAAACCCAGCCAGGATAAGTTTGTACTCGGGGCCTTTGATGAACGGGGAAAGCTGGTCGGGATCGTAACGTTTGTAAGGGAGAATGGCATCAAAACCGCCCATAAAGGCAATGTGTTCGGGATGTATGTGGCGCAGGAAGCAAGAGGGCGAGGATGGGGGAAATCGCTCATGCTTGAGCTTATTCGCCGAGCAAGCCTATGCGAAGGGGTCGAGCAGATCAACCTAGCCGTTATGTCGGATAACGAAGCGGCGAAGAAGCTCTATCAGTCGCTTGGGTTCAAGTTATACGGTGTAGAGGTCCATGCGTTAAAGTATCAAGGGACGTACTATGATGAGGATTTTATGGTCCTCCGTTTGGATAGACTAGGCAATTAG
- a CDS encoding D-2-hydroxyacid dehydrogenase family protein: MKLRCAILDDYQRVALTAADWSPILDRVEVRSIDRHIDQLDDLVEQIADCEIVVIMRERTPFRAELLARLPRLKLLVTTGMRNASIDLGAAASQGVIVCGTGAAGNATAELTWALLLGLARNIVGEHNAIRSGQWQSTVGSDLYGKTLGVLGLGKLGSKIAKFGQAFGMDVIAWSQNLTKERADEVGVRLAGSKEELLENSDFISIHLVLSDRTRGLIRAEELKRMRPMAYLINTSRAPIVDQAALAEALQHGWIAGAAVDVFEVEPLPKDDLYRTLPNLLTTPHIGYVSQANYGAFYRDAVENIEAYLSGEPIRTL; this comes from the coding sequence ATGAAGCTGCGCTGTGCGATATTAGATGACTACCAGCGAGTAGCCTTAACGGCTGCGGATTGGTCGCCGATTTTGGATCGGGTCGAGGTCAGGAGCATAGATCGTCACATTGATCAACTCGACGATTTGGTCGAACAGATTGCCGACTGCGAGATTGTCGTGATCATGCGGGAGCGGACGCCTTTCCGTGCAGAGCTTTTAGCCCGCCTGCCTCGCTTGAAGCTTCTCGTTACAACAGGCATGCGCAATGCGTCGATCGATCTGGGAGCAGCCGCATCGCAAGGCGTTATCGTTTGCGGTACGGGAGCTGCAGGCAACGCAACGGCCGAGCTCACATGGGCTTTGCTTTTGGGACTAGCCCGCAACATTGTAGGCGAGCACAACGCGATTCGCAGCGGTCAGTGGCAAAGTACGGTGGGATCCGATTTGTACGGCAAAACACTCGGCGTGCTGGGACTCGGCAAACTGGGCAGCAAAATCGCCAAGTTTGGCCAAGCGTTCGGCATGGATGTCATCGCCTGGAGCCAAAATTTAACGAAAGAGCGAGCAGATGAAGTTGGCGTGAGATTAGCGGGTTCGAAGGAAGAGCTTCTGGAAAATAGCGACTTCATATCCATTCATCTTGTACTCAGTGATCGGACAAGGGGTTTAATTCGTGCCGAAGAACTGAAGCGTATGCGTCCTATGGCGTATCTGATCAATACGTCCCGCGCACCAATCGTGGATCAAGCTGCGCTTGCCGAGGCCTTGCAGCATGGCTGGATCGCTGGAGCTGCGGTAGATGTGTTCGAAGTTGAACCGCTTCCGAAAGATGATCTATACCGAACGCTGCCGAATCTTCTTACAACGCCGCATATCGGCTACGTATCCCAGGCCAATTACGGGGCTTTTTATCGAGATGCGGTTGAGAATATTGAAGCTTATCTGTCCGGGGAACCGATCCGAACCCTTTAA
- a CDS encoding NUDIX hydrolase, with protein sequence MKSRKHTVSVATIVLNEQNELLLIKGRKRGWEMPGGQVEAGESLQNAAIRETKEESGIDIEIIRFCGIFQNLDRSTVNILFLAKPIGGQPSITKESLETRYFPIDEGLSKVTWKNFRQRIEHCLRPELQPFMVDF encoded by the coding sequence ATGAAATCGCGAAAACATACTGTTTCAGTCGCAACCATTGTGCTCAATGAGCAGAATGAATTACTGCTAATTAAGGGGCGCAAAAGAGGGTGGGAAATGCCGGGTGGACAAGTCGAAGCAGGGGAATCCTTACAAAATGCGGCCATTCGGGAAACGAAAGAAGAGTCAGGAATCGATATTGAAATCATCCGATTTTGCGGCATTTTTCAAAACCTGGACAGGTCGACTGTGAATATTCTATTTCTAGCAAAGCCAATTGGCGGCCAACCATCCATAACCAAAGAAAGTCTTGAAACGAGATATTTCCCAATCGATGAGGGGTTAAGTAAAGTGACGTGGAAAAATTTTCGACAACGTATTGAGCATTGCTTGAGGCCAGAATTACAGCCCTTTATGGTTGATTTTTGA
- a CDS encoding GntR family transcriptional regulator has translation METKQGTSLYYAVKEKLLEFIKSGKYKIGDQLPTESELCQTYDVSRTTIRLALQQLELEGHIQRVQGKGTFVSKPKIRESITRNIRTFVEQMKDLGISSQSKVLELVVVPADETLADTLNIEEKDPVIKLVRVRYADAEPLQYVTSYLPWRVAPGLINDDCTGSLFDLLRSKHGVVISRSLESIEPVLIDEAVSKLLEVPAGSPAFSLESLTYNEKDQPIEYSYGLVRGDRFKFTMERFEK, from the coding sequence ATGGAAACGAAACAAGGTACCTCCTTGTATTACGCAGTGAAAGAGAAGCTCTTGGAGTTCATCAAATCAGGAAAGTACAAAATCGGAGATCAACTGCCAACCGAGTCCGAGCTGTGCCAAACCTACGACGTTTCCCGCACAACCATTCGACTTGCGTTGCAGCAGCTGGAGCTTGAAGGGCATATCCAACGTGTTCAGGGCAAAGGAACTTTCGTCTCAAAACCGAAAATACGAGAGTCCATTACGCGAAACATTCGTACCTTTGTCGAGCAAATGAAAGATTTAGGCATCTCCTCGCAATCCAAGGTTCTCGAGTTAGTCGTCGTACCCGCCGATGAAACCTTAGCGGATACCCTTAACATTGAAGAGAAAGATCCCGTCATTAAGCTAGTACGGGTACGTTATGCAGACGCAGAGCCTTTGCAATACGTGACTTCTTACTTGCCTTGGCGAGTTGCTCCAGGGCTTATTAACGATGATTGCACAGGCTCCCTGTTCGATCTTCTGCGCTCCAAGCACGGCGTCGTCATCTCCCGCTCCTTAGAATCCATTGAGCCTGTCCTAATCGACGAAGCCGTCAGCAAGCTGTTGGAAGTTCCCGCAGGTTCGCCGGCCTTCTCGCTGGAATCTCTGACTTACAATGAGAAAGATCAGCCGATCGAGTATTCCTACGGCCTTGTCCGTGGCGATCGATTCAAGTTTACGATGGAGCGGTTTGAGAAGTAA